The genomic segment CGACCTGTCCATCGCCGAGTTTCATCGGGAACTGGGGCTGCTGGATGGGGGCCTGTTGATCCTGACCCTGTTCGTGCTGATCACGGCCCTGATCAACCGGGAATGGATCTATGTGTTGTTTGCCGCCTGGTTGATGGGCAATCTCCGCATTGCTGCCCTCTCGGCCGGTTTCGACACCCTCTGGTTCGGCCATGAAATCCCCGCCACCTGGATGTTCCTTGTGCGCAAGTTCTCCATGGCCGCCTATTGCGCCCTCACCATCATGCTGTTCAGCCGGCTCCTGGCCGCCGAGCTGCGCCAGGTGGGCTATGGCCGCTGGCTCAACTGGGTGAAGTGGTCCAACGCGCCCCTGATGCTGTGCGCCCTGGTTCTGTCCTATGGGCAGTTCCTGCCGGTATTCTGGCTGCTCTCGGTGTTCTCGGTGGGTTCCATCATTTTTCTGATGGTTCGTATCCTGATGGTGACCCGTTCGCCGGTAGCGATCTGGTATGCCATATCTATCGCCATCACGGTAGGGGCCAACTTCAATGAGGTGGTGGCAGCCTCCCTCGGCATCAAGGCGTTGATGGGGCTGTTCAACAGCGTTACCGCCGCCCTGATTTCCAGTCTGATGGCGGCCCTGGCCATCGCCGAGCAGATGCACCAGGAACGCTTGGGGCGACTGCGGGCCGAGGCCGAGCTGCGCAATACCTACGAGGCCATTCCCATCGGTCTATTCACCCTCGACACCAAGGGGTGTTTCCTTCGGGTGAATCCGGCGATGCGGACCATGGTTGGGGTGGCGGATTTCAGCGGCCGTCACTGGGGGGAATTCTTCGGTGCCGGCACCTGGGAAAATCTCGATGATGCCCTGCGTGGCCGGGCCAGCGGCGAGACCGAGATTTCCGTCATGGAAGGCGGGCAGCGCCGCTATTTCCTGGTCAAGGCGACGGCCACCGACGGTCATGTGGAAGGCTCCCTCCAGGACATCACCCAGCGCACCCTGGCTGCCAAGCAGTTGCAGTTGCTGGCAGATCATGATCCCCTCACCGGTATCCTCAACCGGCGTGGCCTGGAAGTGGCCTTCAATCGCATTTCCGACTCGACTCTCTGCTTGGCCTATCTGGACCTGGACCGCTTCAAGCTGATCAACGATCTCTATGGCCACGCTGCTGGCGACGAAATCCTGATCCAGATCTGCCGCCAGATCGAGGGAGCACTGGAGCCCGAGGGTTTTCATTTCGGACGGGTCGGCGGCGACGAATTCGTGATCGCCTTCAATACCAGCGACATGTCCGTCGCTGAGCGGCAATGCCGTGCCATCCTGCGGGCGGTATTCAGCGAGCCCTTCAAGATCAATGCCAAGGCTTTCATCGTCAATGCCTCCATCGGCCTGATCGAGGTGACGCCGGGAATCCTGCTTACGGAAGCGATTTCCGCCGCCGATCGGGCCTGCCGCACCGCCAAGGAAGGCGGCCCCAACGAACTGGTGGTCTACCGCAAGGACGCGCCGGTATTCGCCGAGCGGGCCGAGGAACTGCGCATCATCCAGCAGTTCGGCACCCACGCCGCGCCAGAAGGTCTGGTGCTTCACGGGCAGCCCATCATGTCCCTGCGGGCGCCCTTCGACTCCCTGAATTTCGAATTCCTGCTGCGCATGCGGGACCCGGACAGCGGGCTCATCAGCTCCGCCTACAAGGTGATCAAGACGGCGGAGACCAGCGGGCGCATTTCCCTGATCGACCGCTGGGTGTTCCAGCGAGCGCTGGAGTGGCTCGACGAGCATCATGCCGCCTTGGTGAATACACGGGTGGTCAATGTCAATCTGAGCGGCGCCTCCCTCAACGACATGCACTTCGTCGAGGACATCTTCGCCATGCTGGCCCAGCACCCCAGGGCCGCTGCCCTGCTTTGCATCGAGATCACGGAGAGCGTCGCGCTTCATGACATCGATACCTCCCTGCGTTTTGTGGACCGGGCCAAGCAGTACGGCGCCCGAGTTGCCCTGGACGATTTCGGCGCCGGCTACACTTCCTTTTCCTATCTCCGCCACCTGCCGGCAGATGCCCTCAAGATCGACGGGCAGTTCGTGCTCGGGGCCACTGCCCATCCAGCCAACATGGCCATCGTCGAGGCAATTTCCGACTTGGCCCACAACTTCGGCATGCAAAGCATCG from the Denitratisoma oestradiolicum genome contains:
- a CDS encoding putative bifunctional diguanylate cyclase/phosphodiesterase, translating into MSRRRFATGLRELLTPGVNGSGGTVIDGLLFRFSVFLVPVAIALMTLAALAVWPARFANDGGQGLDFAVVADPGGSFEPHQARARLAGLPRIGYLDTHLSEAPFWFVFDGPLSPAVGGHGAQLIEFPSRHAREVSCWDAATLDPLGRGSRASAEGGVRQAKAGFFLIPAVAVPAQVLCRSQFSGPARLTVRQWTEGDFDLSIAEFHRELGLLDGGLLILTLFVLITALINREWIYVLFAAWLMGNLRIAALSAGFDTLWFGHEIPATWMFLVRKFSMAAYCALTIMLFSRLLAAELRQVGYGRWLNWVKWSNAPLMLCALVLSYGQFLPVFWLLSVFSVGSIIFLMVRILMVTRSPVAIWYAISIAITVGANFNEVVAASLGIKALMGLFNSVTAALISSLMAALAIAEQMHQERLGRLRAEAELRNTYEAIPIGLFTLDTKGCFLRVNPAMRTMVGVADFSGRHWGEFFGAGTWENLDDALRGRASGETEISVMEGGQRRYFLVKATATDGHVEGSLQDITQRTLAAKQLQLLADHDPLTGILNRRGLEVAFNRISDSTLCLAYLDLDRFKLINDLYGHAAGDEILIQICRQIEGALEPEGFHFGRVGGDEFVIAFNTSDMSVAERQCRAILRAVFSEPFKINAKAFIVNASIGLIEVTPGILLTEAISAADRACRTAKEGGPNELVVYRKDAPVFAERAEELRIIQQFGTHAAPEGLVLHGQPIMSLRAPFDSLNFEFLLRMRDPDSGLISSAYKVIKTAETSGRISLIDRWVFQRALEWLDEHHAALVNTRVVNVNLSGASLNDMHFVEDIFAMLAQHPRAAALLCIEITESVALHDIDTSLRFVDRAKQYGARVALDDFGAGYTSFSYLRHLPADALKIDGQFVLGATAHPANMAIVEAISDLAHNFGMQSIAEWAEDISTVQAMVEAGIDHLQGYIIALPQPLENLLAACSGADFIQDPVVAAYVKTLQDIEPWGLPELGRRDLH